Sequence from the Sphingomicrobium clamense genome:
CATCACAGTGCCGATGCGCTCGCCCTGTCGCTCGATCGCGAAGCATTGTTCGCCCGCCTCCCACAGGGTGCCGTTGAGGATGCCGGGAAGGGTGGCGGCCAAAGCCAGGCTGATCATCGTTGGTCTCCAATCTGGTGCAAGGTCATTGGAGACCAGCAAGCGCGCGGGTCACGGCAGGATCGACGAGCGGGCGGGTGGTTCGATCAAGTGGCGCGGGCGATCAGCGTCGGCCATTCGCCGATCATGGCCGCGAATTTCTCCTGGTCGATGGCATCGACCTCGGCGCGGGCGGCGTTGGTGAGCGGGGTAAAGGTGTAGGCGACGGTGACCGCGCTGCCCTCGCCGTCGGGCTCGACGGTCACTTCGACCACGTCGAAACTCGCGGCGGGCATGACGCGGGCGTAGCGCACGGAGCGCGGCGGCTCCCAGTCCATGCACATCCACAAGGTGCGCGTCCCACCTTCGCCGGTCTGCCAAACCGTGCCTTTCGCGGTCGTCTCGGGACGCTCGGCATGGAGGAAAGTGGGGTTCCAGCCTTCGACCCACGCCCGTTCGCCCTCTGCCGTGAACAGCGGAAAGGCCTCTTTGGGTGGCAAGTCGAGCGTGAAACGGTGGGACAGGGTTTTCTGCATGGCGCAGGCCTAAGGCGCGTGCGCGGTGCTGCCAAGGGGCGGGCGGGGGATGCGTTGGACATCCCCACGCGGTGCACAGGGGCGTGATCCGCGCTTGCCCAAGGGGACGATAGCGCAGGCGGCCTAGCAAAATCAGCGGCTTAGCGGACAGCTGTTCCGAATCGAGACGCGCAAGCCTTATTGTTTGGCAGCGGCGACCGTGATCGGCACGCCGGTGGTGTCGGCGCGGATCGGCGCGTGGGTGATGAGAACGTGGGTGCCGGGCTCGATGGCACCGCGCAGGCGGTCCGCAGGGGCGGCGGCTTCTATGCGAATGAAATCATCAGTCGGCAAACGCGATACGGCACAAAGTGGCGGTCCAAAAGTTACATAGCGTAGCGATGTAACATGGGGGCTTTCGAGTGAACGAAGTGAGTAGTGTTGAAGAGGCGGCCGTCAGCGCGCGACAAATTTCGACCTGGTTCAATCACGCGCCCGGGTTCATGGCCGTGCTGCATGGACCCGACCATGTCTTCGACGTCGCGAATCCCGCCTATCTCGACTTGATCGGACATCGGGACGTGATCGGGAAGCCGATGTCCGACGTGGCGCCGGAGGCGGTCGAGCAAGGCTTTGTTGACATCCTCGATGAGGTTTTCAGGACCGGTAAGCCCTATGTCGGTCACTCGGTGGAAGCGAAGCTCGAAGGCCGCAGCAGCCCGATATTCGTCGACTTCGTCAATCAGCCCATTTTCGATCAGGATGGGAACGTCACTGGCATTTTCATCCAGGGTGCCGATGTCACCGAGCGCGCGCGGGCCGAGCGATTACGGGCGGCCCAAGGCAAGATGCTCGAGGCCGCATTCCAGGATAAAAGCCTTCCCGAGCTGCTCGACATGTTGATGCGGACTGTCGAGGAGGAAACCCAGACCGACATGCTCGGCTCCATCCTCCTTCTCGACCGTGAGGGTAGACGCTTGCTCCATGGCGCCGCGCCTAGCTTGCCCGACGCCTATAACGACGCGATTGACGGGATCGAAATAGGCCCCGATGCCGGGTCGTGCGGAACAGCTGCATATTCGCGCGAAGCGGTTTTCGTCAGTGACGTCGAAAGAGACCCGAAGTGGGCGGACTTCAAGGATCTGGCCCTCGAGCATGGCTTGCGCGCCTGCTGGTCCATCCCGATCATTTCATCGAGCGGAGCCGTTCTCGGGACGTTTGCCATGTATTATCGTGAACCGCGCGAACCGAGTGAAGCCGACATCGAAATGGTCGACTTCGTCATACGGACCGCGGCAGTGATCATCGAGCGCAAACGGGCCGAGGTCGAACTTGAAGAAGAGCGTCGCACACTCGAGACTCTCAACAAGACCGGCGAAGTAATCGCCGCCGAGCTCGATCTGGAGCAGGTCGTCGAACAGGTCACGGACGCCGGCGTCAAGTTGACGGGCGCAGCGTTCGGAGCCTTCTTTTACAACACTCACGATGAGGATGGGGCTAGCTACATGCTCTACACCTTATCGGGCGTAGAGCGCGCGGCGTTCGAGAAGTTTCCAATGCCGCGCAAAACGGAGATTTTTGCGCCGACATTTGACGGGACGGGTGTTCTGCGTTCCGACGACATCGCCACCGATCCCCGATATGGCCATAACAAGCCCTATAAAGGAATGCCCGAAGGCCATTTGCCGGTGACCAGCTATCTTGCCGTGCCGGTCAAGTCGCGATCGGGTGAAGTGATCGGTGGGCTATTCTTCGGGCACCCCGACAAGGCCCAATTCACGGACAGACACGAGGAGCTTGTTGTCGGTATCGCTGCACAGGCGTCGATCGCGATAGACAATGCTCGGCTGTATCGTGCAGCGAAAACCGAAATCAAGGAACGCAGGCAGACCGAAGAGGCGCTACGTGACATCAGTCGGCGATTCGACGCGGTGCTCAATAACACGCGCATGGCGGTGTTCCTGATGGATGAGAAGCAGCAGTGCGTCTACGCCAATGCCGCTGCAGAAGACCTGACCGGCTATTCCTTCGAGGCCATGCAGGGCAAAACGCTTCACGACGTGATCCATCATACCCGACCCGATGGTTCGCACTATCCGCTCGAAGAATGTCCGATCGACCGAGCCTTTCCCGAAAATGCGCAAACCGAAGGCGAGGAAGTCTTCATCCATCGCGACGGAAGCTTCTATCCAGTCCACTTCACCGCTTCGCCGATCCGTGACGAGGCTTCCAACACCATCGGCACGATCATCGAGGCGCGAAATATTTCCGAGGAACAGGAACGCGCCGAGGAACTCGCCGAAGCACTGAAGGTCAAGGACATTCTGCTTCATGAGGTGAACCACCGCGTTAAGAACAGCCTCCAGGTGGTCACGTCCCTGTTGACGCTGCAGGCCCGCAAGGCGGACGATGGCGATTTGCGCAAGAGTTTGCAGGAAGCGCGCAACCGTGTCGCGGTCATTGCGGCGATGCACCAGCGGCTTTACGCCACGAGCGATCATGACCGCGTCGATTTCGGCGATTATCTGGGCGATCTCGCCGACGAAGCAATGCAGTCGATGGGGTCGAGCGATCGGGTCCGCCTCAAGACCAATATCGATCGCGGTATCGTCATGGATCTGAGCCAGGCGGTGCCGCTAGCACTCGTCGTGAGTGAACTGATCACAAACGCAATAAAATATGCCTACCCGTCGGAGCTGGAAGGCGATGTCTATGTCGGGCTCGATCATGCCGATGACCACGTCAAGATCTGCATTGCCGATGACGGTATCGGCCTGCCCGACGGATTCGACCCCGCAAGATCGGATGGCCTCGGCATGCGTATCGTCACGTCGCTCCTGCGCCAGGTGCGCGGCGAATTGACCGTCGAGCAGCG
This genomic interval carries:
- a CDS encoding SRPBCC family protein, which encodes MQKTLSHRFTLDLPPKEAFPLFTAEGERAWVEGWNPTFLHAERPETTAKGTVWQTGEGGTRTLWMCMDWEPPRSVRYARVMPAASFDVVEVTVEPDGEGSAVTVAYTFTPLTNAARAEVDAIDQEKFAAMIGEWPTLIARAT
- a CDS encoding GAF domain-containing protein, producing MNEVSSVEEAAVSARQISTWFNHAPGFMAVLHGPDHVFDVANPAYLDLIGHRDVIGKPMSDVAPEAVEQGFVDILDEVFRTGKPYVGHSVEAKLEGRSSPIFVDFVNQPIFDQDGNVTGIFIQGADVTERARAERLRAAQGKMLEAAFQDKSLPELLDMLMRTVEEETQTDMLGSILLLDREGRRLLHGAAPSLPDAYNDAIDGIEIGPDAGSCGTAAYSREAVFVSDVERDPKWADFKDLALEHGLRACWSIPIISSSGAVLGTFAMYYREPREPSEADIEMVDFVIRTAAVIIERKRAEVELEEERRTLETLNKTGEVIAAELDLEQVVEQVTDAGVKLTGAAFGAFFYNTHDEDGASYMLYTLSGVERAAFEKFPMPRKTEIFAPTFDGTGVLRSDDIATDPRYGHNKPYKGMPEGHLPVTSYLAVPVKSRSGEVIGGLFFGHPDKAQFTDRHEELVVGIAAQASIAIDNARLYRAAKTEIKERRQTEEALRDISRRFDAVLNNTRMAVFLMDEKQQCVYANAAAEDLTGYSFEAMQGKTLHDVIHHTRPDGSHYPLEECPIDRAFPENAQTEGEEVFIHRDGSFYPVHFTASPIRDEASNTIGTIIEARNISEEQERAEELAEALKVKDILLHEVNHRVKNSLQVVTSLLTLQARKADDGDLRKSLQEARNRVAVIAAMHQRLYATSDHDRVDFGDYLGDLADEAMQSMGSSDRVRLKTNIDRGIVMDLSQAVPLALVVSELITNAIKYAYPSELEGDVYVGLDHADDHVKICIADDGIGLPDGFDPARSDGLGMRIVTSLLRQVRGELTVEQRERGAQFEIVVPIKAKEVA